Proteins encoded by one window of Paroedura picta isolate Pp20150507F chromosome 9, Ppicta_v3.0, whole genome shotgun sequence:
- the VPS28 gene encoding vacuolar protein sorting-associated protein 28 homolog, with amino-acid sequence MFHGIPPTTGMGAPANRPELYEEVKLYKNAREREKYDNMAELFAVVKTMQALEKAYIKDCVTPNEYTAACSRLLVQYKAAFKQVQGLEINAIDDFCRKFRLDCPLAMERIKEDRPITIKDDKGNLNRCIADIVSLFITVMDKLRLEIRAMDEIQPDLRELMETLNRMSHLPQDFEGRQKVQQWLQTLSGMSASDELDDSQVRQMLFDLESAYNAFNRFLHS; translated from the exons ATGTTCCACGGAATCCCCCCCACCACGGGAATGGGAG CTCCAGCAAATAGGCCGGAACTCTATGAG GAAGTCAAGCTGTACAAGAATGCCCGGGAGCGAGAGAA GTATGACAACATGGCCGAGCTGTTTGCAGTGGTGAAGACCATGCAGGCTCTGGAGAAGGCCTACATCAAGGACTGCGTAACCCCCAACGA GTACACGGCAGCCTGCTCCCGCCTCCTGGTCCAGTACAAGGCGGCCTTCAAGCAGGTGCAAGGCCTGGAGATCAACGCCATCGATGACTTCTGCCGCAAATTTCGG CTCGACTGCCCGCTGGCCATGGAGAGGATCAAGGAGGACCGGCCCATCACGATCAAGGACGACAAGGGCAACCTCAACCGCTGCATCGCAGACATCGTGTCG ctctttaTCACCGTGATGGACAAGCTGCGCTTGGAAATCCGCGCCATGGATGAG atccaGCCCGACCTGCGGGAGCTGATGGAGACCCTGAACCGCATGAGTCACCTGCCCCAAGACTTCGAGGGGCGGCAGAAAGTGCAGCAGTG GCTGCAGACTCTGAGCGGGATGTCTGCCTCAGATGAACTGGACGATTCCCAGGTGCGGCAGATGCTCTTCGACCTGGAGTCGGCCTACAACGCCTTCAACCGCTTTCTGCACTCCTGA